A DNA window from Mastomys coucha isolate ucsf_1 unplaced genomic scaffold, UCSF_Mcou_1 pScaffold21, whole genome shotgun sequence contains the following coding sequences:
- the Ggn gene encoding gametogenetin isoform X2 gives MIDRERRHSPRPSSKMGNVQSEPSAGGGSRKEQASDRASDSRRTPLVEPEVTPSSPAMRLARGLGVWFPGSSGPPGLLIPPEPQISSSPLPLTLELPSPVTPPPEEAAAAAVSTPPPPPAGTLMPAPSKWRKPTGTAVPRIRGLLEASHRGQGDPPSLRPLPLLPRQLTEKDPVLRAPAPPPTPLEPRKQLPPAPSTCDPQPPSRRITLASSATSPTESQVRHSSEGQAAGGVHGGVPPQAGEGEMARSATSESGLSLLCKVTFKSGPHLSPTSASGPLAAKASLGAGGGGGLFSSSGAISYAEVLKQGPQPPGATRPLGEVPRAAQETEGGDGDGEGCSGPPSVPAPLARALPPPPYTTFPGSKPKFDWVSPPDGTERHFRFNGAVGGIGAPRRRTTPLSGPWGSPPPRSGQTHPTSGTRRPTPALLAPPMFIFPAPNNGEPVRPVPPSPQQIPPLPPPPPTPPASPPPAPPPTPQPPALPRTPILVARPPTPGPGHLESALAPTPPSTLSQTAAADQVPAATPASVASQVPATTTAELSPPMPQPKIRTRRNKGPRAARSVIREEGTSGDGPRELNTAPVTDSSSGGSGGGSNGTSTAGASNKGTAGHWPPFEVLNSCPCKCYCRHQRRHRRLPRNVSAWLSTPTNHLSEPPWVATVKLAGSLVAGLEHYDLQATHST, from the exons ATGATCGACAGAGAGAGACG CCACAGTCCCCGACCTTCTTCAAAAATGGGGAACGTGCAGTCGGAGCCGTCCGCGGGCGGGGGTTCCCGAAAAGAGCAGGCCTCAGATCGCGCCTCCGACTCCCGCAGGACGCCTCTGGTGGAGCCCGAGGTGACCCCCTCATCCCCTGCCATGCGCCTGGCTCGAGGGCTGGGCGTCTGGTTCCCTGGCAGTTCCGGGCCCCCGGGACTCCTGATACCCCCGGAGCCCCAGATCTCATCCTCGCCCCTGCCCCTGACCTTAGAACTGCCCTCGCCAGTGACACCCCCTCCAGAGGAGGCGGCTGCGGCGGCGGTCTCCACACCACCCCCGCCTCCCGCGGGGACCCTGATGCCCGCGCCATCTAAGTGGCGAAAACCCACGGGCACTGCAGTGCCTCGGATCCGCGGTCTTCTGGAGGCGAGCCATCGTGGTCAGGGTGACCCTCCGAGCCTCCGCCCGCTGCCACTGCTGCCCCGGCAACTGACCGAAAAAGACCCGGTCCTGAGGGCCCCAGCCCCACCTCCGACGCCCCTGGAACCTCGGAAGCAACTACCGCCAGCCCCGTCGACTTGCGATCCGCAGCCCCCGAGCCGTAGAATCACTCTGGCCTCGTCGGCCACAAGTCCCACAGAAAGTCAGGTCAGACACAGCAGCGAGGGTCAGGCGGCCGGGGGAGTCCACGGAGGGGTACCTCCCCAAGCTGGAGAGGGCGAAATGGCTCGGTCCGCTACTTCCGAGTCTGGCCTGAGTCTGCTGTGTAAAGTCACCTTCAAGTCGGGGCCCCATTTGTCCCCCACATCGGCCTCAGGCCCCTTAGCAGCCAAAGCCTCACTTGGGGCCGGTGGTGGCGGAGGACTGTTTTCCTCTTCTGGGGCCATCTCCTATGCTGAGGTCCTGAAGCAAGGACCCCAACCTCCTGGAGCCACTCGTCCCTTGGGAGAGGTCCCTCGTGCAGCCCAGGAAACCGAGGGTGGTGACGGAGATGGAGAAGGGTGTTCTGGTCCCCCTTCGGTACCTGCTCCCCTTGCCCGGGCTCTACCACCACCCCCTTACACCACCTTCCCAGGTTCAAAGCCCAAATTCGACTGGGTGAGCCCTCCTGATGGCACTGAACGGCACTTCCGATTCAATGGGGCTGTCGGGGGAATCGGGGCACCCCGACGGCGCACCACCCCGCTCTCAGGGCCTTGGGGATCCCCTCCACCAAGGTCAGGTCAGACACATCCAACTTCAGGGACACGGAGGCCCACACCAGCCTTGTTGGCACCACCCATGTTCATCTTCCCAGCGCCAAACAATGGCGAGCCTGTTCGCCCAGTGCCTCCAAGTCCGCAGCAGATACCtcctctgccaccaccaccgcccacaCCACCAGCCTCGCCACCACCGGCACCACCACCCACACCACAGCCACCAGCGCTCCCGAGGACGCCGATACTGGTGGCCCGTCCGCCTACCCCAGGCCCTGGCCACTTAGAGTCAGCCTTggctcccacccctccctccacttTATCCCAAACTGCAGCTGCCGACCAGGTCCCAGCCGCGACTCCAGCCTCAGTCGCATCCCAAGTTCCAGCAACCACCACTGCTGAGCTGTCACCGCCCATGCCCCAGCCCAAGATTCGTACGCGCAGGAACAAAGGTCCCCGAGCGGCCCGGAGTGTTATCCGGGAAGAAGGGACTTCTGGAGACGGCCCTCGAGAACTGAATACGGCTCCGGTGACTGACAGCAGCAGTGGAGGGAGTGGCGGTGGTAGCAACGGAACCTCCACAGCTGGGGCCTCTAACAAGGGAACAGCGGGGCACTGGCCGCCTTTCGAGGTGCTTAATTCCTGTCCTTGCAAGTGCTACTGCCGCCATCAACGCCGTCACCGTCGTCTGCCACGCAACGTGTCTGCCTG GCTGAGCACACCCACCAACCACCTGAGTGAGCCACCTTGGGTGGCCACCGTCAAGCTGGCCGGCTCTCTAGTAGCTGGCCTGGAGCACTATGACTTGCAGGCCACCCATTCTACCTGA
- the Ggn gene encoding gametogenetin isoform X1, whose amino-acid sequence MQTGAVQEQPEPWSPRRTRRLTGGSFFSHSPRPSSKMGNVQSEPSAGGGSRKEQASDRASDSRRTPLVEPEVTPSSPAMRLARGLGVWFPGSSGPPGLLIPPEPQISSSPLPLTLELPSPVTPPPEEAAAAAVSTPPPPPAGTLMPAPSKWRKPTGTAVPRIRGLLEASHRGQGDPPSLRPLPLLPRQLTEKDPVLRAPAPPPTPLEPRKQLPPAPSTCDPQPPSRRITLASSATSPTESQVRHSSEGQAAGGVHGGVPPQAGEGEMARSATSESGLSLLCKVTFKSGPHLSPTSASGPLAAKASLGAGGGGGLFSSSGAISYAEVLKQGPQPPGATRPLGEVPRAAQETEGGDGDGEGCSGPPSVPAPLARALPPPPYTTFPGSKPKFDWVSPPDGTERHFRFNGAVGGIGAPRRRTTPLSGPWGSPPPRSGQTHPTSGTRRPTPALLAPPMFIFPAPNNGEPVRPVPPSPQQIPPLPPPPPTPPASPPPAPPPTPQPPALPRTPILVARPPTPGPGHLESALAPTPPSTLSQTAAADQVPAATPASVASQVPATTTAELSPPMPQPKIRTRRNKGPRAARSVIREEGTSGDGPRELNTAPVTDSSSGGSGGGSNGTSTAGASNKGTAGHWPPFEVLNSCPCKCYCRHQRRHRRLPRNVSAWLSTPTNHLSEPPWVATVKLAGSLVAGLEHYDLQATHST is encoded by the exons ATGCAGACAGGGGCAGTCCAAGAACAGCCTGAGCCCTGGAGTCCCCGCAGAACCCGCCGACTGACTGGTGGAAGTTTTTTTAGCCACAGTCCCCGACCTTCTTCAAAAATGGGGAACGTGCAGTCGGAGCCGTCCGCGGGCGGGGGTTCCCGAAAAGAGCAGGCCTCAGATCGCGCCTCCGACTCCCGCAGGACGCCTCTGGTGGAGCCCGAGGTGACCCCCTCATCCCCTGCCATGCGCCTGGCTCGAGGGCTGGGCGTCTGGTTCCCTGGCAGTTCCGGGCCCCCGGGACTCCTGATACCCCCGGAGCCCCAGATCTCATCCTCGCCCCTGCCCCTGACCTTAGAACTGCCCTCGCCAGTGACACCCCCTCCAGAGGAGGCGGCTGCGGCGGCGGTCTCCACACCACCCCCGCCTCCCGCGGGGACCCTGATGCCCGCGCCATCTAAGTGGCGAAAACCCACGGGCACTGCAGTGCCTCGGATCCGCGGTCTTCTGGAGGCGAGCCATCGTGGTCAGGGTGACCCTCCGAGCCTCCGCCCGCTGCCACTGCTGCCCCGGCAACTGACCGAAAAAGACCCGGTCCTGAGGGCCCCAGCCCCACCTCCGACGCCCCTGGAACCTCGGAAGCAACTACCGCCAGCCCCGTCGACTTGCGATCCGCAGCCCCCGAGCCGTAGAATCACTCTGGCCTCGTCGGCCACAAGTCCCACAGAAAGTCAGGTCAGACACAGCAGCGAGGGTCAGGCGGCCGGGGGAGTCCACGGAGGGGTACCTCCCCAAGCTGGAGAGGGCGAAATGGCTCGGTCCGCTACTTCCGAGTCTGGCCTGAGTCTGCTGTGTAAAGTCACCTTCAAGTCGGGGCCCCATTTGTCCCCCACATCGGCCTCAGGCCCCTTAGCAGCCAAAGCCTCACTTGGGGCCGGTGGTGGCGGAGGACTGTTTTCCTCTTCTGGGGCCATCTCCTATGCTGAGGTCCTGAAGCAAGGACCCCAACCTCCTGGAGCCACTCGTCCCTTGGGAGAGGTCCCTCGTGCAGCCCAGGAAACCGAGGGTGGTGACGGAGATGGAGAAGGGTGTTCTGGTCCCCCTTCGGTACCTGCTCCCCTTGCCCGGGCTCTACCACCACCCCCTTACACCACCTTCCCAGGTTCAAAGCCCAAATTCGACTGGGTGAGCCCTCCTGATGGCACTGAACGGCACTTCCGATTCAATGGGGCTGTCGGGGGAATCGGGGCACCCCGACGGCGCACCACCCCGCTCTCAGGGCCTTGGGGATCCCCTCCACCAAGGTCAGGTCAGACACATCCAACTTCAGGGACACGGAGGCCCACACCAGCCTTGTTGGCACCACCCATGTTCATCTTCCCAGCGCCAAACAATGGCGAGCCTGTTCGCCCAGTGCCTCCAAGTCCGCAGCAGATACCtcctctgccaccaccaccgcccacaCCACCAGCCTCGCCACCACCGGCACCACCACCCACACCACAGCCACCAGCGCTCCCGAGGACGCCGATACTGGTGGCCCGTCCGCCTACCCCAGGCCCTGGCCACTTAGAGTCAGCCTTggctcccacccctccctccacttTATCCCAAACTGCAGCTGCCGACCAGGTCCCAGCCGCGACTCCAGCCTCAGTCGCATCCCAAGTTCCAGCAACCACCACTGCTGAGCTGTCACCGCCCATGCCCCAGCCCAAGATTCGTACGCGCAGGAACAAAGGTCCCCGAGCGGCCCGGAGTGTTATCCGGGAAGAAGGGACTTCTGGAGACGGCCCTCGAGAACTGAATACGGCTCCGGTGACTGACAGCAGCAGTGGAGGGAGTGGCGGTGGTAGCAACGGAACCTCCACAGCTGGGGCCTCTAACAAGGGAACAGCGGGGCACTGGCCGCCTTTCGAGGTGCTTAATTCCTGTCCTTGCAAGTGCTACTGCCGCCATCAACGCCGTCACCGTCGTCTGCCACGCAACGTGTCTGCCTG GCTGAGCACACCCACCAACCACCTGAGTGAGCCACCTTGGGTGGCCACCGTCAAGCTGGCCGGCTCTCTAGTAGCTGGCCTGGAGCACTATGACTTGCAGGCCACCCATTCTACCTGA
- the Ggn gene encoding gametogenetin isoform X3 has product MGNVQSEPSAGGGSRKEQASDRASDSRRTPLVEPEVTPSSPAMRLARGLGVWFPGSSGPPGLLIPPEPQISSSPLPLTLELPSPVTPPPEEAAAAAVSTPPPPPAGTLMPAPSKWRKPTGTAVPRIRGLLEASHRGQGDPPSLRPLPLLPRQLTEKDPVLRAPAPPPTPLEPRKQLPPAPSTCDPQPPSRRITLASSATSPTESQVRHSSEGQAAGGVHGGVPPQAGEGEMARSATSESGLSLLCKVTFKSGPHLSPTSASGPLAAKASLGAGGGGGLFSSSGAISYAEVLKQGPQPPGATRPLGEVPRAAQETEGGDGDGEGCSGPPSVPAPLARALPPPPYTTFPGSKPKFDWVSPPDGTERHFRFNGAVGGIGAPRRRTTPLSGPWGSPPPRSGQTHPTSGTRRPTPALLAPPMFIFPAPNNGEPVRPVPPSPQQIPPLPPPPPTPPASPPPAPPPTPQPPALPRTPILVARPPTPGPGHLESALAPTPPSTLSQTAAADQVPAATPASVASQVPATTTAELSPPMPQPKIRTRRNKGPRAARSVIREEGTSGDGPRELNTAPVTDSSSGGSGGGSNGTSTAGASNKGTAGHWPPFEVLNSCPCKCYCRHQRRHRRLPRNVSAWLSTPTNHLSEPPWVATVKLAGSLVAGLEHYDLQATHST; this is encoded by the exons ATGGGGAACGTGCAGTCGGAGCCGTCCGCGGGCGGGGGTTCCCGAAAAGAGCAGGCCTCAGATCGCGCCTCCGACTCCCGCAGGACGCCTCTGGTGGAGCCCGAGGTGACCCCCTCATCCCCTGCCATGCGCCTGGCTCGAGGGCTGGGCGTCTGGTTCCCTGGCAGTTCCGGGCCCCCGGGACTCCTGATACCCCCGGAGCCCCAGATCTCATCCTCGCCCCTGCCCCTGACCTTAGAACTGCCCTCGCCAGTGACACCCCCTCCAGAGGAGGCGGCTGCGGCGGCGGTCTCCACACCACCCCCGCCTCCCGCGGGGACCCTGATGCCCGCGCCATCTAAGTGGCGAAAACCCACGGGCACTGCAGTGCCTCGGATCCGCGGTCTTCTGGAGGCGAGCCATCGTGGTCAGGGTGACCCTCCGAGCCTCCGCCCGCTGCCACTGCTGCCCCGGCAACTGACCGAAAAAGACCCGGTCCTGAGGGCCCCAGCCCCACCTCCGACGCCCCTGGAACCTCGGAAGCAACTACCGCCAGCCCCGTCGACTTGCGATCCGCAGCCCCCGAGCCGTAGAATCACTCTGGCCTCGTCGGCCACAAGTCCCACAGAAAGTCAGGTCAGACACAGCAGCGAGGGTCAGGCGGCCGGGGGAGTCCACGGAGGGGTACCTCCCCAAGCTGGAGAGGGCGAAATGGCTCGGTCCGCTACTTCCGAGTCTGGCCTGAGTCTGCTGTGTAAAGTCACCTTCAAGTCGGGGCCCCATTTGTCCCCCACATCGGCCTCAGGCCCCTTAGCAGCCAAAGCCTCACTTGGGGCCGGTGGTGGCGGAGGACTGTTTTCCTCTTCTGGGGCCATCTCCTATGCTGAGGTCCTGAAGCAAGGACCCCAACCTCCTGGAGCCACTCGTCCCTTGGGAGAGGTCCCTCGTGCAGCCCAGGAAACCGAGGGTGGTGACGGAGATGGAGAAGGGTGTTCTGGTCCCCCTTCGGTACCTGCTCCCCTTGCCCGGGCTCTACCACCACCCCCTTACACCACCTTCCCAGGTTCAAAGCCCAAATTCGACTGGGTGAGCCCTCCTGATGGCACTGAACGGCACTTCCGATTCAATGGGGCTGTCGGGGGAATCGGGGCACCCCGACGGCGCACCACCCCGCTCTCAGGGCCTTGGGGATCCCCTCCACCAAGGTCAGGTCAGACACATCCAACTTCAGGGACACGGAGGCCCACACCAGCCTTGTTGGCACCACCCATGTTCATCTTCCCAGCGCCAAACAATGGCGAGCCTGTTCGCCCAGTGCCTCCAAGTCCGCAGCAGATACCtcctctgccaccaccaccgcccacaCCACCAGCCTCGCCACCACCGGCACCACCACCCACACCACAGCCACCAGCGCTCCCGAGGACGCCGATACTGGTGGCCCGTCCGCCTACCCCAGGCCCTGGCCACTTAGAGTCAGCCTTggctcccacccctccctccacttTATCCCAAACTGCAGCTGCCGACCAGGTCCCAGCCGCGACTCCAGCCTCAGTCGCATCCCAAGTTCCAGCAACCACCACTGCTGAGCTGTCACCGCCCATGCCCCAGCCCAAGATTCGTACGCGCAGGAACAAAGGTCCCCGAGCGGCCCGGAGTGTTATCCGGGAAGAAGGGACTTCTGGAGACGGCCCTCGAGAACTGAATACGGCTCCGGTGACTGACAGCAGCAGTGGAGGGAGTGGCGGTGGTAGCAACGGAACCTCCACAGCTGGGGCCTCTAACAAGGGAACAGCGGGGCACTGGCCGCCTTTCGAGGTGCTTAATTCCTGTCCTTGCAAGTGCTACTGCCGCCATCAACGCCGTCACCGTCGTCTGCCACGCAACGTGTCTGCCTG GCTGAGCACACCCACCAACCACCTGAGTGAGCCACCTTGGGTGGCCACCGTCAAGCTGGCCGGCTCTCTAGTAGCTGGCCTGGAGCACTATGACTTGCAGGCCACCCATTCTACCTGA
- the Ggn gene encoding gametogenetin isoform X4, producing the protein MPAPSKWRKPTGTAVPRIRGLLEASHRGQGDPPSLRPLPLLPRQLTEKDPVLRAPAPPPTPLEPRKQLPPAPSTCDPQPPSRRITLASSATSPTESQVRHSSEGQAAGGVHGGVPPQAGEGEMARSATSESGLSLLCKVTFKSGPHLSPTSASGPLAAKASLGAGGGGGLFSSSGAISYAEVLKQGPQPPGATRPLGEVPRAAQETEGGDGDGEGCSGPPSVPAPLARALPPPPYTTFPGSKPKFDWVSPPDGTERHFRFNGAVGGIGAPRRRTTPLSGPWGSPPPRSGQTHPTSGTRRPTPALLAPPMFIFPAPNNGEPVRPVPPSPQQIPPLPPPPPTPPASPPPAPPPTPQPPALPRTPILVARPPTPGPGHLESALAPTPPSTLSQTAAADQVPAATPASVASQVPATTTAELSPPMPQPKIRTRRNKGPRAARSVIREEGTSGDGPRELNTAPVTDSSSGGSGGGSNGTSTAGASNKGTAGHWPPFEVLNSCPCKCYCRHQRRHRRLPRNVSAWLSTPTNHLSEPPWVATVKLAGSLVAGLEHYDLQATHST; encoded by the exons ATGCCCGCGCCATCTAAGTGGCGAAAACCCACGGGCACTGCAGTGCCTCGGATCCGCGGTCTTCTGGAGGCGAGCCATCGTGGTCAGGGTGACCCTCCGAGCCTCCGCCCGCTGCCACTGCTGCCCCGGCAACTGACCGAAAAAGACCCGGTCCTGAGGGCCCCAGCCCCACCTCCGACGCCCCTGGAACCTCGGAAGCAACTACCGCCAGCCCCGTCGACTTGCGATCCGCAGCCCCCGAGCCGTAGAATCACTCTGGCCTCGTCGGCCACAAGTCCCACAGAAAGTCAGGTCAGACACAGCAGCGAGGGTCAGGCGGCCGGGGGAGTCCACGGAGGGGTACCTCCCCAAGCTGGAGAGGGCGAAATGGCTCGGTCCGCTACTTCCGAGTCTGGCCTGAGTCTGCTGTGTAAAGTCACCTTCAAGTCGGGGCCCCATTTGTCCCCCACATCGGCCTCAGGCCCCTTAGCAGCCAAAGCCTCACTTGGGGCCGGTGGTGGCGGAGGACTGTTTTCCTCTTCTGGGGCCATCTCCTATGCTGAGGTCCTGAAGCAAGGACCCCAACCTCCTGGAGCCACTCGTCCCTTGGGAGAGGTCCCTCGTGCAGCCCAGGAAACCGAGGGTGGTGACGGAGATGGAGAAGGGTGTTCTGGTCCCCCTTCGGTACCTGCTCCCCTTGCCCGGGCTCTACCACCACCCCCTTACACCACCTTCCCAGGTTCAAAGCCCAAATTCGACTGGGTGAGCCCTCCTGATGGCACTGAACGGCACTTCCGATTCAATGGGGCTGTCGGGGGAATCGGGGCACCCCGACGGCGCACCACCCCGCTCTCAGGGCCTTGGGGATCCCCTCCACCAAGGTCAGGTCAGACACATCCAACTTCAGGGACACGGAGGCCCACACCAGCCTTGTTGGCACCACCCATGTTCATCTTCCCAGCGCCAAACAATGGCGAGCCTGTTCGCCCAGTGCCTCCAAGTCCGCAGCAGATACCtcctctgccaccaccaccgcccacaCCACCAGCCTCGCCACCACCGGCACCACCACCCACACCACAGCCACCAGCGCTCCCGAGGACGCCGATACTGGTGGCCCGTCCGCCTACCCCAGGCCCTGGCCACTTAGAGTCAGCCTTggctcccacccctccctccacttTATCCCAAACTGCAGCTGCCGACCAGGTCCCAGCCGCGACTCCAGCCTCAGTCGCATCCCAAGTTCCAGCAACCACCACTGCTGAGCTGTCACCGCCCATGCCCCAGCCCAAGATTCGTACGCGCAGGAACAAAGGTCCCCGAGCGGCCCGGAGTGTTATCCGGGAAGAAGGGACTTCTGGAGACGGCCCTCGAGAACTGAATACGGCTCCGGTGACTGACAGCAGCAGTGGAGGGAGTGGCGGTGGTAGCAACGGAACCTCCACAGCTGGGGCCTCTAACAAGGGAACAGCGGGGCACTGGCCGCCTTTCGAGGTGCTTAATTCCTGTCCTTGCAAGTGCTACTGCCGCCATCAACGCCGTCACCGTCGTCTGCCACGCAACGTGTCTGCCTG GCTGAGCACACCCACCAACCACCTGAGTGAGCCACCTTGGGTGGCCACCGTCAAGCTGGCCGGCTCTCTAGTAGCTGGCCTGGAGCACTATGACTTGCAGGCCACCCATTCTACCTGA
- the Psmd8 gene encoding 26S proteasome non-ATPase regulatory subunit 8 — protein MFLKGRAAKTPGGELRRSSRGGRKLAEVAPPPALGSTSRPHFRRETIARRRCRKSCRRFAASRNMASTAATMTATSVSGSGPAASSGGMLQAAAGMYEQLKDEWNRKSPNLSKCGEELGRLKLVLLELNFLPTTGTKLTKQQLILARDILEIGAQWSILCKDIPSFERYMAQLKCYYFDYKEQLPESAYMHQLLGLNLLFLLGNIPAESYTFFIDILLDTIRDEIAGCIEKAYEKILFAEATRILFFSTPKKMTDYAKKRGWVLGPNNYYSFASQQQKPEDSTIPSTELAKQVIEYARQLEMIV, from the exons ATGTTCCTTAAGGGCCGAGCTGCGAAGACACCCGGAGGAGAGCTGCGGCGCTCCTCCCGCGGGGGGCGGAAGCTGGCTGAGGTAGCTCCGCCTCCAGCTCTGGGCTCCACCTCCCGGCCTCACTTCCGCCGTGAGACCATTGCTCGGCGTCGCTGCCGTAAGTCCTGTCGGCGGTTTGCCGCATCACGAAATATGGCGTCCACGGCGGCTACGATGACCGCGACCAGCGTCTCGGGCTCCGGGCCCGCGGCCAGCTCGGGCGGGATGTTACAGGCGGCGGCGGGCATGTACGAGCAACTCAAGGACGAGTGGAACCGGAAGAGCCCGAATCTTAGTAAATGTGGAGAAGAGCTGGGTCGCCTGAAG TTGGTTCTGTTGGAGCTCAATTTCCTGCCAACCACGGGGACCAAACTGACTAAACAGCAGCTCATTCTGGCCC GTGACATTCTGGAGATCGGGGCCCAGTGGAGCATCCTATGCAAGGACATTCCCTCCTTTGAGCGCTACATGGCCCAGCTCAAATGCTACTACTTTGATTACAA AGAACAGCTTCCTGAGTCAGCCTATATGCACCAGCTCCTGGGCCTCAATCTCCTCTTCCTGCTA GGAAACATCCCCGCCGAAAGCTATACCTTCTTCATTGACATCCTGCTGGATACTATCAG GGATGAAATCGCAGGGTGCATTGAGAAGGCCTATGAGAAAATCCTTTTTGCTGAGGCTACCCGGATCCTCTTCTTCAGCACACCCAAAAAGATGACAGACTATGCCAAGAAG cgAGGTTGGGTGCTGGGCCCTAACAACTACTACAGCTTTGCCAgccagcagcagaagccagaagacagcacCATCCCCTCTACTGAACTGGCCAAACAGGTCATCGAGTATGCCCGGCAGCTGGAGATGATTGTCTGA
- the Catsperg gene encoding cation channel sperm-associated protein subunit gamma codes for MDSYQKLYNVSVDPGIPELVYLDKGNWFSYTVVLMSHQDTFTSSDTQGATINVDKKLAMAVVVADPDCVSASLTHEVKLNRNTVLSKIKVMDKKRCAEQGMVGQNIKKTSVTIKLLGATGKCFQNTYLGTRIRVLEFGYWVWYWGRRVGSSPQRAGSCCCPGSTVNPFRF; via the exons ATGGACTCCTACCAAAAGCTCTACAATGTGTCGGTTGACCCTGGAATTCCCGAACTTGTCTATTTAGACAAGGGCAACTGGTTCAGCTACACTGTGGTCTTAATGTCCCATCAGGACACCTTCACGAGCTCTGATACCCAAG GAGCCACTATTAATGTGGATAAGAAGCTGGCAATGGCTGTGGTAGTGGCAGATCCGGACTGCGTTTCTGCAAGTTTGACTCATGAAGTCAAACTTAATCGCAACACAGTGCTCAGCAAg attAAAGTCATGGATAAAAAGAGATGTGCTGAACAGGGCATGGTTGGACAGAACATCAAGAAGACTTCTGTAACGATCAAG CTCTTGGGTGCGACTGGGAAATGCTTCCAGAACACATACCTTGGGACACGCATTCGAGTACTGGAATTTGGGTACTGGGTCTGGTACTGGGGGCGGAGGGTTGGTTCAAGTCCCCAGAGGGCTGGTTCCTGTTGCTGTCCTGGGAGCACTGTAAATCcattcagattttaa